TAGAGTGTTTTCTACaagacttgattttaaaaaaatattctggtCAAAGCAGCATTAGCAGAGAAAGTAATACTATATCCCTTTATTTTTCGTTTTAAAATTAACCTAAGTGcagaaaaagaacacatattaAGTTAGATTATGAATGtgacaaattttttatttcaaaatctcaAATTTTGACCAGGAGAACACCACTGACATAGGTGCCCTGATAGAATTTTATGATTTGATCACCAGAAATGATTATGCCAGGCTATAATTAAGGCTAATCAATCAAAATCCAGGTACCCAATACCAGTTAGAATTCAGGTAGAAACTACGGATCACAGGAGCCCTGGACTGGTTTCCCAGGGAGCCTCTGAACTATCTTGTAAGCGCTACAGCTGGCGTGAGGACGCCGGCCCGCACGCTTGCTTCTCTCACACGGAAACTGATTGACTAAGAGGTAGATGAGCAATTCCAGATCCCACCCAGCAGAGGAAAGGCAGGACTCCGGCCACTGCGCTGGAGACAGGCCCCGAAGCAAAGTCCACTTAAGCCTGAGATGAGGTGAGGGGCAGCCTCCTGGCACCACCCCCTTCAGATGGAAGGGAAGAAGGGCTGCCACCACTCTTCCCGGTGTCACCGGTTCTtctccccaggcccaggcaggccTCTTGTCGTCCATGCGGACCCACCTGTGTCCCACGGTTAATCTCACAAGACACTGGTCCCCGCATCGTGTAGAGGGGTGGATGTAGAGCCTCCTCACATCAAGTCAAAACCCAAATGCTGACAATCAGAGCCATACACACCCCTGAATTTCACAGGTGACACCAAGTCTGCCAGTGGTCTCTTTCCCACAGAAAGGAGCAGAgtctgcctttcctccctgggAATCTGTTCACGGGAGATGCTAGGCCAACCATGGACATTATGGGTTTATCCACAGACAGGTGCACATCCGCAGACAGTGTGCGTGAACTGCACACTACTGAGAGGAAAAAGGCTAATTTTTGTTTTACGCTACACATATTTAACTTTCTAAACAGAAGAACCAAAGGATTTCTCTCAATTATGCACAATGGTTGGTGTCTTAAAAAGTTGTATAAAAAATGAGCACATGTTCATGCATGATTTAAACTGACCTCAGGAGCTCTACGGAGACACATTAACTTGTGCTGTTCCCAGGAAGCGCTCAGCCCGACACAGGTGCCACAGCAACCCTGACAGCATGGGGCCGCGTGACTGCAAGGTGGGCTGGGGGGGTGAGGCAGTGGGACCTGAAGAGGCCCTGGACAGTGACCCAAAGGTCTCTCCCAACAGTCTCAGAATCTACTGGGTGACTTCTAGTTCTGGGCAATCCAACTGTCTTATAAAGTCTGGAAAATAACCGTGAACACTGCTATGTTTGGATTTCAAACACTCAGTACTGGGCCGGGACAACAACCAAAGTTCACCTTCTGCACTTCAGAGTATATAACAGTAATAACACCTGCGGTTTTTGGTTAGCCTGTAACCGAAAATAGCAATCTAGGCCTGGGAATGAAGCCATACAGGGCGTGAGAGGGTGAAGAAGCGAACAGAGAACAGGTGTGCCGCTGGGTGAGCCGTGTCGGGGCAGACTGGCCCCGAAATCTGGCTGGAGCAAAGGGTGAATGTGCTATGACAGATCCCACAAAACAGGACTCCACATCATCGGAACAAAGACAAACACTAGCTCTTTTCTGACTTCCAAACGTGGAATTGTAACATATGTATACAAGTTGGTTAAAATACTGCTAAAACAGCACACACAGAAACAATATCTTACTTGTCACTCCCTACAAGTACACACTGCATTTACAACTTTGATTTTAAAACCAGGATAATTGTTAAAACATCTATCTAACAGTGATGTTTTTAGAAGTATATACACTTAACAGCCCAGAGAATGCTCACTCCGGACCCAGTGTCAGCACCATCGAAGCGCAGTGTCTGTGACTgcaaatcagacaaaaaaaaaaaaaaaaaaaatacagtacttctTGAGGCCGAGGACGTGCTCATGATAGGCTTTAAAGCATTTGTGGCCAACAGGCGTGTCATCCTCAAGGGCCTTTCAGACGGGCACAAGGTTGCCACTGGTTACACATAAATGAGTTTTATGTCACTGTACAGGTATATAATATCCCCACCAGAGGGTataagaaatttaattaaatgcttcacagagtttttaaaaaattgctaaaaaactttttttgcactttaatttttaatttttacatgtgcCACTTTTAACATCAATTATAAACTACTCTCTTGCTGCGTTACTCAGCCCTAAGGAAGAATGCGGTTTGGAGGACTGCATCTCTCTGAAAGCGTGCATCGCACTCAGAAACGCAGCAGCACTCGCACTACTAGTTCTCCACTGAGTCATGGAAATCTGCAAAGGCCATCAGACAGCCTGAAACCTCAAACCCAGGGGCATTAGCCCTCAACCAAAACACATTTTAGTTTCGGTCCTACAACCAGAATCAGCACGATCTCTAGAGGTCAGGGTTAGAGCAAAGTGCTTGGAAGACTGCTGCTCTGCCAGCGCAGGCACGTCGTCTTAGAATGTTTATACAGGTGGCTGGATTGACTGAACCTCTTGCCACACTTCAGGCAGGCGTAGGGTTTTTCACCTGTGTGGACACGAATGTGCTTCTTGCAATCTGTCAAGGTCAAAAAAGTCTTGCAGCAGATTTTACAGGCATACTTGCGAGCTCCCTCTACAACCAAGACATTGTGCTCTGATAAAGCCTTCTTGCACTTTGACAGGACATCAGCAGATGCCCTGGTCAACTgtggagggccaggctgggaaGGGTGCCCATTTTCAAATGAGGACGTGGCCCCATTCATCATTAGCTGGGAACTGGCAGAGTTTTCTGGTATCTGTGAGCTCCTGACAGAAGTTACAATTGGCATTTTGGGAGCTATACGGCGGTAGTATGGAAAGTTACTGGCCTTTCCTCTCGAGGAACCCATCATTACCCTGGAGAAGGAGGAGTGGAGGCCCAAACCAGATCTGGAAAAATCCATCCCGAATTGTTCTCCTTGATAGCCTGATGTCTGCACACATGGCAGGCCCATCGCTTCCTGCATGGGCCTAACGAAATGGGAGTCTGCAGGCTCACTGAATGGGTTTTCTACATGAGAGCCAGGGGCCGAGGAGGGCCCGCCCGCAGGCCCAGCCTCCGGGCTCAACAAATACGGGGCCTCACACTCCAGCCTGCAGTCACTCGTGGTGTTTGGGATATTATCATCATTGTTCTGATTTGCACTAAAGTTACTTCCTCTGCTCTTGttaagaaaatttgaaatgcTAAAAGTAGACTTATGATCTAAGTTATTTGTGACTTCCAAAATGTGGATATCACCTACCCTGTCAGTGCTAGACTGGGGATCTGAAAAACTCCGATCACTGCTCTCAGGGCTGAGATCTATCTTCTCGGCGCTGACCACAACTCCTTCCACCTCCACAGATTCGCTGCCTTCTGCTTGTGAGGTCACATCGCTCACTTCATCCTGAGGTTCAGGAGAGCTCAAGGGCTCCGATTTAACCACTACTCTCATGTGCTCCTTCTCACCAAGGCCAACCTCGGCATTTTCACACTGAAAACCACTTTTCTCAGTTGCAGCTTCCTGCTCAAAACTAGTCTCAACCTGAGTTGCACGAGAAGCCATGGACAACTGTGCCATGTTGCCGACGCTGTTGTCAGACTGGCTAGGCACCTGGGCGTCTTCTTGAGCACCGAAAGGCTGGTCAAAGATGATGGCACTGTCTTCCTGGTTGTCAGTCATTCCGTCGGCCTTAGGGTTATCCACAATTTTCAGGGAATCTGGTGAGAAAAATTCCTCTCGAGAATGAACCCCTGAAGGTCCATTCTCTGGTGTAACATTGGAAATGGCAGACTCATCCATGGTGGGTCGGAGGCGCTGTCTGGCCCGTTCCTCTGCAGACTGCTTGCGCTTATGAAGGCGTCTCATGGGGAACGGTGTCCGCTGATCCAGGTTACTGCGCATCGACGAGCTCAGGGGGGCCTGCTGCTCCTCACCGCTCTGGTTGGAATTGAGGGCTGAGCTCACGATGCTCAGTCCCAGCTGCTGCAGCATAAAGAAGCGCTGCATGCGGGCACTCTGTTCCTGAACACGCTCACTGGGGGGAGACATGGGCAGCGTCCTTGTTGTTAAGTAATGTTTACATGCCTTAACAACAGAGTTCAAATGCAGGTGAGAGGCTGCCAATAAGACATCCATAACATTGCTCTCCCCCAGCATGAGGGTGGAGGTATACATCATGTCAATCAGTGCGGCAAAGGCCTCTGCTGTCACTACCTCGCTATCCAGTTGGATCATGTTCATGGTCTGATCTCCCTCCGCCACTGAGAACA
This sequence is a window from Phyllostomus discolor isolate MPI-MPIP mPhyDis1 chromosome 3, mPhyDis1.pri.v3, whole genome shotgun sequence. Protein-coding genes within it:
- the ZBTB5 gene encoding zinc finger and BTB domain-containing protein 5, which produces MDFPGHFEQIFQQLNYQRLHGQLCDCVIVVGNRHFKAHRSVLAACSTHFRALFSVAEGDQTMNMIQLDSEVVTAEAFAALIDMMYTSTLMLGESNVMDVLLAASHLHLNSVVKACKHYLTTRTLPMSPPSERVQEQSARMQRFFMLQQLGLSIVSSALNSNQSGEEQQAPLSSSMRSNLDQRTPFPMRRLHKRKQSAEERARQRLRPTMDESAISNVTPENGPSGVHSREEFFSPDSLKIVDNPKADGMTDNQEDSAIIFDQPFGAQEDAQVPSQSDNSVGNMAQLSMASRATQVETSFEQEAATEKSGFQCENAEVGLGEKEHMRVVVKSEPLSSPEPQDEVSDVTSQAEGSESVEVEGVVVSAEKIDLSPESSDRSFSDPQSSTDRVGDIHILEVTNNLDHKSTFSISNFLNKSRGSNFSANQNNDDNIPNTTSDCRLECEAPYLLSPEAGPAGGPSSAPGSHVENPFSEPADSHFVRPMQEAMGLPCVQTSGYQGEQFGMDFSRSGLGLHSSFSRVMMGSSRGKASNFPYYRRIAPKMPIVTSVRSSQIPENSASSQLMMNGATSSFENGHPSQPGPPQLTRASADVLSKCKKALSEHNVLVVEGARKYACKICCKTFLTLTDCKKHIRVHTGEKPYACLKCGKRFSQSSHLYKHSKTTCLRWQSSSLPSTLL